The sequence GAACACCCGCCGGCGGCGGGACACGCGGAGTGGCTCGGGGATTGCGGGAGACGGGGCTTCGGACATGGCCCTCACGGTAACGCAGCCGGTGGAGCTTCTTGCTGCACCGGCGGTGCGAAATCGACCAGCCCTGAGCTCACCGGGACGACAGAAGGTTGGATGAGTCGAGAGGCTCAGCGGAACTCGTCGACGATGAAGACTTGCGCGCTGGAGGCATCCAGGACGGCGATTCCCGGCTTGGAATCAGGCCGCTTCCGGAGTTGGCCGAAACCGAGCCGAGCCACCGCGCAAATGGGAATCTTGTTACCGCCCCTCAAAGGGTCTGCCTCGTAGTACCGGATGACTGCCTGAGGGCACCGGTCCAGACGCGTCCGTAGAGCCGGGAGGGGCTTCGATGGGTCCCAGGTCCTCGCTGAGCACGCTCTCGATGGGTCCCTCATAGAACGCGGACGCATCCGTGACGATGGAAATCACGCCGGAGGTGCCGGGTTCGAACGCTGGGGCGGTGGACTGGATTGCCGCGGTCCGCTCACTGCCGCTGGAAGTGGTGGTCAGGCGGATCCGCTGCGCACTCCAAGGCGAGGTCGCGAAGCGGCTCCAGGATGACCTTGCGCCCCACTACGCCCAGTGGCTCGAACCGCCCCTCCCAGCCCAACAGCCGCGTCTTGGCCGCGTCCACGGGCTGCTCGAAGCGCAGGTGGGTGATGACCTGGCCGGCCACATAGACGCGATGGGTCGCATCGTCCGGGTGCTCCGAGAGCAGCAGCGTCCGAACCCCGCTCCGCCCACGCTCACTCGCGAGCGAGGCCGAGGCCGCCAGGACGACCAGTAGGGCAAACCGGACAGGCAGTGGGTTCCACAGGGAGCACACAACCTGGCAGGGCAGGTCGAATATCACCATGCCCGGAAAGTCAGACATCAGGCTCGCGCCATCCGGACAGGAACTGGCAATTCCTCTCTGCATGGGTTTACTCCTCGCACCGGCCTCCGGCTCCTGACGGCGGGCCGGCGCAAGGAATTGCCACTCCCCCATCAATCCCTGCTCGTCCATCCCGGCTTCGGGGGGACGGTGGCCATTCCCTGCCAACCTCTCAGGCAAGGATTCCAGATGCACAAGCGCAGCAAGCAACAGTGGGCACTGCTCTGCCTCATGGCCGTGGTGGTGTCTTCCACGCTGGGGTGTGGCTCACCCCCTTCCACCGAGGAACTGGCGACCGGGTCGGGCTCCGTCGAGTTCGCGGGCTCCATTCCCCAGGCGCTCGCGGGAGATGACGTCACCCGCGTCACCGTCACCCTCACCGCCACGGGCGTGCCCGCCACCACCACCACGCTGGCCCTGTCGAACGGCACGTGGAGCGGGACGCTCTACCAGGTGCCCGCGGGCACCAACCGCACCTTCACCGCCGAGGCCTTCAACGCCGAGGGCGCCCTGCGCTACCGGGGCCAGGCCACCAGCGTCACCATCACCTCGGGCCAGACGGCGGTGGTCGCCATCACCCTCCAGTCCATCGACACGGCGCCCCCCTTCGACAACACCGTCCCCTGCATCGACTCGCTCGTGGCCTCGGCCAGCACCGTGCTCCCGGGTGGCACCATCACCCTGAAGGCCACGACGCATGACCCGGACGTGAACGACACCCTCGCCCATGCCTGGACGGCCACGGGCGGCGGCTTCTCCTCCACCGGGACGACGACGACGACGTGGACGGCGCCACAGACCTCGGGGACCTATGTCCTCACGCTCACCGTGACGGACTCGCGCGGCGCGTCCGCCACCGTCACCGTGTCCGTCAGCGTCATCTCCACGGACGGAGGGACGGCGGGCAACGCCAGCGTCAGCGTCTCCTTCAACACGTCACCCACCGTGCGAGGCATCACTGTCTCCCGCTCGCCAGTGCCGGTGGGCCAGGGCACCACCGTCACGGTGGACGCCGTCGACGGCGATGGCGACGCGCTGTCCTACCAGTGGACGGCGGCCTGTACGGGGACGTGGACCCAGGCCACCGCGTCGAGCGCGACCTTCACGCCTGGCGCGGTGCCCGCCGGAGAGGCATGCGGCAACTGCGCGCTCACCGTCGCCGTGACGGACGCGAAGGGCGGCCGGAGCCAGGGCACGCTGCGCATCTGCGTGGGCCCCGGCACGGGCGCGAGCATCCCGCCCCGCATCATCCTCACGAACCAGTCCGCCACCACCGTGGCCGGGGGTGGCAACGTCACCCTGCGCGTCATGGCCGAGGACGGTGACGGCAGCGCGCTCACCTTCAACTGGGGCGCGAGCACCGGCACGGTGGGCACTCCCACCAACAGCTTCACCTCCAGCGAGGTCCGCTGGACGGCTCCGGCCTGCGTGCCCTCGGGCGCCTCGCCGACCATCACCGCCACCGTCACCAATGCGAAGGGCTTCTCCG comes from Pyxidicoccus parkwaysis and encodes:
- a CDS encoding DUF2381 family protein encodes the protein MQRGIASSCPDGASLMSDFPGMVIFDLPCQVVCSLWNPLPVRFALLVVLAASASLASERGRSGVRTLLLSEHPDDATHRVYVAGQVITHLRFEQPVDAAKTRLLGWEGRFEPLGVVGRKVILEPLRDLALECAADPPDHHFQRQ
- a CDS encoding kelch repeat-containing protein; translated protein: MHKRSKQQWALLCLMAVVVSSTLGCGSPPSTEELATGSGSVEFAGSIPQALAGDDVTRVTVTLTATGVPATTTTLALSNGTWSGTLYQVPAGTNRTFTAEAFNAEGALRYRGQATSVTITSGQTAVVAITLQSIDTAPPFDNTVPCIDSLVASASTVLPGGTITLKATTHDPDVNDTLAHAWTATGGGFSSTGTTTTTWTAPQTSGTYVLTLTVTDSRGASATVTVSVSVISTDGGTAGNASVSVSFNTSPTVRGITVSRSPVPVGQGTTVTVDAVDGDGDALSYQWTAACTGTWTQATASSATFTPGAVPAGEACGNCALTVAVTDAKGGRSQGTLRICVGPGTGASIPPRIILTNQSATTVAGGGNVTLRVMAEDGDGSALTFNWGASTGTVGTPTNSFTSSEVRWTAPACVPSGASPTITATVTNAKGFSASHTFSVGVLNGSDCGSGSGGVAHWDTTGSMLTLRYGPTSLVLPSGKVLISGGYNPTMLASAELYDPATGSWSAAGLMSRGRWSHTMTLLPSGKVLAIGGSTLSNGSGEIRNVDIYDPTTNTWTVGAPMSFSRAGHTATLLPSGKVLVIGGTSAESGGGRIPELYDPATNAWIPLSPAAQRAYHTTIPLPSGKLLTVGGGVGEFYDPATDTWAPATGLVGTAWERAWLQPSGKVLMSYGTSFALYDPVLYTQSNVGTLVHVRTTPSQVMLPSGKVLVTGGTQDIGVITELFDPATGTSSFSVSTPSSRTGCVAILLPSGKVLIAGGYFGSTYLNTALLYTP